One region of Fibrobacter sp. genomic DNA includes:
- a CDS encoding sigma 54-interacting transcriptional regulator translates to MKQPIGPEIAVIQKISAAIIHERNVEKLLDNVLSILDTELGMLRGTFTLRFGDTLKIESSHGLDDAEKQLGQYHIGEGITGHVAETRRSHVIPDLRKDSRFLNRTGSRNYDSQVAFICVPLIHDEDLIGTLSVDRPVDGATDLDRDVALLEIIANITGDAANECIEIHAEQDALREENRKLRDMLSNNPSDLVGNCREMQIVYEQVRQVAPSDATVLIRGGSGTGKEMIARAIVNMSGRKDKPFITLNCAALPENLVESELFGHEKGAFTGAVNRRIGRAEAANGGTLFLDEIGDLTMQTQVKLLRFLQEKTFSRVGSNEELHSDVRFLAATSRNLEELMEKKLFREDLFYRLNIFPISMPDLAKRQSDIILLAEHFIEKMNLRYNKKVARLSTTAINLLMSYHWPGNVRELENCMERAVLTASDDCVHSYNLPPSLQTSLSTGSVISAEMKSAPLDVMMNNYERELITEAIKRHNGNLSAAGRELGVSPRMMNYRMNKLGIKSGK, encoded by the coding sequence ATGAAACAACCAATCGGCCCAGAAATTGCCGTAATCCAAAAGATCAGCGCTGCCATCATTCACGAAAGGAATGTGGAAAAGCTCCTCGACAATGTGCTCTCCATTTTGGATACGGAACTCGGTATGCTCCGCGGCACCTTTACGCTGCGTTTCGGGGATACCCTGAAGATTGAATCCTCCCACGGGTTGGATGATGCCGAAAAGCAGCTGGGCCAGTATCATATTGGTGAAGGTATTACGGGCCATGTGGCAGAAACTCGCCGCAGCCATGTGATTCCGGACCTGCGCAAGGATTCCCGCTTTTTGAACCGCACTGGCTCCCGCAATTACGATAGCCAGGTGGCCTTCATTTGCGTGCCGCTGATTCACGATGAAGACCTCATCGGTACTCTTTCCGTGGACCGCCCGGTGGATGGCGCTACGGACTTGGATCGCGACGTGGCACTGCTTGAAATTATTGCAAACATCACTGGTGATGCTGCCAACGAATGTATTGAAATCCATGCAGAACAGGATGCGCTGCGCGAAGAAAACCGTAAGCTCCGTGACATGCTTTCCAACAATCCCTCCGACCTGGTGGGCAACTGCCGCGAAATGCAGATTGTCTACGAACAGGTTCGCCAAGTGGCTCCTTCCGATGCCACGGTGCTCATCCGCGGTGGAAGCGGTACGGGTAAGGAAATGATCGCCCGCGCCATTGTGAACATGTCGGGTCGTAAGGACAAACCCTTCATTACCTTGAACTGCGCCGCCCTTCCCGAGAACTTGGTGGAAAGCGAACTTTTCGGTCACGAAAAGGGTGCGTTCACTGGTGCAGTGAACCGCAGAATTGGCCGTGCAGAGGCTGCAAATGGCGGAACCTTGTTCCTGGATGAAATTGGCGATCTCACCATGCAGACCCAGGTGAAGTTGCTCCGCTTCTTGCAGGAAAAGACTTTCAGCCGCGTGGGCAGTAACGAAGAACTTCATTCCGATGTTCGCTTCCTTGCTGCAACTAGCCGCAACCTTGAAGAATTGATGGAAAAGAAACTGTTCCGCGAAGACTTGTTCTACCGCCTGAACATTTTCCCGATTTCCATGCCGGACCTGGCAAAGCGCCAGAGCGACATTATCTTGCTGGCAGAACACTTCATCGAAAAGATGAACTTGCGCTACAACAAGAAGGTGGCTCGTTTGTCTACAACCGCCATCAACTTGCTCATGAGCTATCATTGGCCGGGTAACGTCCGTGAACTTGAAAACTGCATGGAACGTGCCGTGCTTACGGCAAGCGACGACTGCGTTCACAGCTACAACTTGCCGCCTTCGTTACAGACAAGCTTGAGCACCGGTTCTGTGATTTCTGCAGAAATGAAGAGCGCTCCGCTGGACGTGATGATGAACAACTACGAACGTGAGCTGATCACCGAAGCCATCAAGCGCCACAACGGAAACCTTTCTGCTGCAGGCCGCGAACTTGGTGTCAGCCCCCGCATGATGAACTACCGCATGAACAAGCTGGGCATCAAGTCCGGAAAGTAA